One window of the Trifolium pratense cultivar HEN17-A07 linkage group LG2, ARS_RC_1.1, whole genome shotgun sequence genome contains the following:
- the LOC123905784 gene encoding ABC transporter C family member 10-like isoform X1 codes for MEDYWNMICGDYGYDFKFIKDPSSCINHLLLIFFDLFMLMMMLFIIMFRKFSSRPICGQVRYSNLQLVSAITNGSLGLLHLCLGIWVLEETLKKTHKAFPLNWWLLELFHGLTWLFVTCAASLQIKQLSKAWIWLFSILISFVSGLLCALSISYTIGSRELSLKATLDIISFLGASLLLLCTYKTCKSDDARRDTFNSRLTPFAKAGFFSKMSFWWLNPLMKKGQEKTLQDEDIPKLRASERAESCYLSFVEKLNRQRQNEPSSHSTIFWTIVSCHQREILITGLFALLKVLAISCGPLLLNAFILVSEGNESFKHEGYVLAISLFFIKIVESLAQRQWYFRSRVVGMKVRSLLTAKIYKKILRLSNSARLIHSSGEIMNYMTVDAYRIGEFPFWFHRTWTTILQLSIALIILFRAIGLATLASLPVLVLTVFCNAPLAKLHHKFHSKLMGAQDERLKASSEALVNMKVLKLYAWETHFKNAIEKLRNVELKLLFAVLLRKTYVVFLFWTSPVMVSAASFLACYLLKIPLHASNVFTFVATLRVVQELITGIPDVIAVIIQAKVSFARIRKFLETPELRSSNFNNRGINDNLKGSVLIKSADFSWEGNESKPTLRNINLDVKHGQKVAICGEVGSGKSTLLATILGEVPNTKGTIDVYGKFAYVSQTAWIQTGTIRGNILFGSEFNDQRYQETLQMSSLIKDLELLPCGDLTEIGERGVNLSGGQKQRIQLARALYENADLYLLDDPFSAVDAHTAKSLFNVMLTFLYDLHVYANCHFLLKNVFETSQDYIMEGLKGKTVLLVTHQVDFLPAFDTVLLMSDGVILQAGPYHRLMTESKEFQDLVNAHKLTAGSNQLVNLTFSQASRNITQSFVKKQCEETNGNQLIKQEEREIGDTGFKPYLQYLNNTKGYIFFSVATFCHIVFVVSQILQNTWMAANVDNPHVTTLQLVFVYFWIGASSILFMVIRSLLVVLLGLHSSKYLFLQLMNSLFRAPMSFYDSTPLGRILSRVSSDLSIMDLDMPFSLLFSVGSAISFYACLIVLSVVTWQVLIIVIPLVYATILLQKYYLVSEKQMMRMSGTTKSYLANHVAETVAGAVTIRAFEEEDRFFKKNLDLIDMNASTFFHCFASNEWLTQRLETISALVLSSAALCMVILPPGTFTSGFIGLALSYGLSLNNALVFSIGIQCRLADNIISVERLNQYMHIQSEAKEIIKGNRPPLNWPVAGKVEINDLKIRYRPDGPLVLHGITCTFEAGHKIGIVGRTGCGKSTLIGALFRLVEPEGGKVVVDGIDISSIGLHDLRSRFGIIPQDPTLFNGTVRFNMDPLSQHTDQEIWEVLGKCQLREVVRKKEEGLNSSVVDDGSNWSMGQRQLFCLGRALLRRSRILVLDEATASIDNSTDLILQKTIRTEFAACTVITVAHRIPTVMDCTMVLSISDGKLVEYDKPMSLMKREESLFRKLVKEYWSHFQSAESH; via the exons ATGGAAGATTATTGGAACATGATTTGTGGAGACTATGGTTATGATTTCAAGTTTATAAAAGATCCTTCTTCATGCATTAACCATTTGTTGCTCATTTTCTTTGATTTGTTCATGTTAATGATGATGTTGTTCATCATCATGTTCCGAAAGTTTTCCTCGAGACCCATTTGCGGTCAAGTAAGATATTCAAACTTGCAGCTAGTTTCTGCCATAACCAATGGCTCTCTTGGACTGTTGCATTTATGCTTAGGAATTTGGGTTTTAGAGGAAACATTGAAGAAAACTCACAAAGCCTTTCCTCTTAACTGGTGGTTGCTAGAACTCTTTCATGGCCTCACTTGGTTGTTTGTAACTTGTGCTGCAAGTCTTCAGATAAAACAACTCTCAAAAGCATGGATATGGTTATTCTCCATTCTCATCAGTTTTGTTTCTGGTTTATTATGTGCTTTATCCATATCCTATACAATTGGTAGCAGAGAACTATCCCTTAAGGCAACTTTAGATATCATATCTTTTTTAGGAGCATCTTTGCTTCTGTTATGCACATACAAAACATGTAAAAGCGATGATGCTCGCAGAGACACATTCAATAGCCGGTTAACCCCATTTGCAAAAGCTGGATTCTTTAGTAAGATGTCATTTTGGTGGTTGAATCCATTGATGAAAAAGGGTCAAGAAAAAACACTTCAAGATGAGGATATCCCAAAGTTAAGAGCGTCCGAACGAGCAGAAAGTTGTTATTTGTCATTTGTAGAAAAATTAAACAGACAACGACAGAATGAACCGTCGTCGCATTCAACAATTTTTTGGACAATAGTTTCATGCCACCAGAGAGAGATTTTGATAACAGGATTGTTTGCTTTGCTCAAGGTACTTGCTATATCTTGCGGCCCTCTACTGCTAAATGCCTTTATATTGGTTTCTGAGGGTAATGAAAGTTTCAAACATGAAGGTTATGTATTGGCCATATCCCTCTTCTTCATAAAGATCGTAGAATCCTTAGCACAAAGACAATGGTATTTCCGCAGTAGAGTTGTTGGGATGAAAGTTAGATCACTACTTACCGCaaaaatttataagaaaatattaaggCTATCCAATTCTGCTAGATTGATTCACTCTAGTGGCGAGATAATGAATTATATGACAGTGGATGCTTATAGAATTGGAGAATTTCCATTTTGGTTTCATAGGACTTGGACAACAATTCTCCAATTGTCTATTGCTTTAATAATTCTTTTCCGCGCAATTGGACTAGCAACACTAGCATCATTACCAGTGCTAGTTCTAACCGTGTTCTGCAATGCCCCACTGGCAAAGTTGCATCACAAGTTTCATAGCAAACTTATGGGGGCACAAGATGAGAGATTGAAGGCTAGTTCTGAGGCTCTAGTGAACATGAAAGTGCTAAAGCTATATGCATGGGAAACACACTTTAAAAACGCAATAGAAAAGTTAAGAAATGTGGAACTCAAATTGCTTTTTGCGGTGCTATTAAGAAAGACGTATGTTGTCTTTCTCTTTTGGACCTCACCAGTTATGGTATCTGCTGCTTCTTTCCTAGCATGTTACTTGCTGAAAATTCCTTTGCATGCAAGTAATGTTTTCACTTTCGTAGCAACTTTACGCGTTGTTCAAGAGCTAATTACAGGCATCCCGGATGTTATTGCGGTAATCATTCAAGCAAAAGTTTCATTTGCTCGGATTCGTAAGTTTCTTGAGACACCAGAACTGCGTAGTTCAAATTTCAATAATAGGGGCATCAATGACAACCTCAAAGGCTCAGTTTTAATAAAATCAGCCGACTTTTCATGGGAAGGTAATGAATCAAAGCCAACACTAAGAAACATCAATTTGGACGTTAAACACGGGCAAAAGGTGGCGATTTGTGGAGAAGTTGGCTCAGGAAAATCAACCCTCTTAGCAACAATTCTTGGAGAAGTTCCGAATACAAAGGGAACG ATTGATGTTTATGGGAAGTTTGCATATGTTTCACAAACAGCGTGGATACAAACAGGTACAATACGGGgaaatattttgtttggatCTGAGTTCAATGATCAAAGATATCAAGAAACACTTCAAATGTCTTCACTGATAAAGGATCTTGAGTTGCTTCCCTGCGGTGACCTCACCGAAATAGGTGAGAGAGGAGTTAATTTAAGTGGAGGTCAAAAACAGCGAATTCAACTTGCTCGAGCTCTTTATGAGAATGCTGATTTATATCTCTTGGATGATCCATTTAGTGCTGTTGATGCACATACTGCAAAAAGTTTGTTTAATGTAATGTTAACTTTTCTTTACGATCTACATGTATACGCCAACTGTCATTTTTTACTGAAAAATGTCTTTGAAACTTCGCAGGATTACATCATGGAAGGACTCAAAGGGAAAACTGTCTTACTCGTGACTCATCAAGTTGACTTTCTCCCAGCATTTGATACTGTTTTG TTAATGTCAGATGGTGTAATCCTACAAGCTGGTCCGTATCACCGCCTAATGACCGAAAGCAAAGAATTCCAAGACCTTGTCAATGCTCACAAGCTTACTGCGGGTTCAAACCAGCTCGTGAATCTTACTTTTTCTCAGGCTTCTAGAAATATTACTCAATCTTTTGTGAAAAAGCAGTGTGAAGAAACAAAtggaaatcaattaattaagcaAGAAGAAAGAGAGATAGGAGACACAGGGTTCAAGCCTTACTTACAATATCTGAATAACACGAAAGGCTATATTTTCTTCTCCGTGGCTACATTCTGTCACATTGTTTTTGTGGTTTCTCAGATTTTGCAAAATACATGGATGGCTGCTAATGTCGACAATCCCCATGTCACCACGTTGCAATTGGTTTTTGTTTATTTCTGGATTGGAGCTTCTTCAATACTTTTCATGGTGATCAGAAGTCTTCTCGTAGTTTTGTTAGGtcttcattcttcaaaatatttatttttgcaaTTGATGAACTCTCTCTTTCGAGCACCGATGTCTTTTTACGACTCTACGCCATTAGGAAGGATACTAAGTAGG GTCTCATCTGATCTGAGCATTATGGATCTTGACATGCCATTTAGCCTCCTTTTTTCCGTCGGATCCGCTATAAGCTTTTATGCTTGTCTTATAGTTTTATCAGTCGTCACTTGGCAAGTGTTGATTATTGTTATACCATTGGTATATGCTACAATTCTATTACAG AAATACTACTTAGTCTCAGAAAAACAAATGATGCGGATGAGCGGCACAACAAAATCTTATTTAGCTAATCATGTAGCTGAAACTGTTGCTGGCGCCGTGACAATAAGGGCTTTTGAGGAAGAAGATCGTTTTTTTAAGAAGAATCTTGATCTAATTGATATGAATGCTAGTACATTTTTCCACTGTTTTGCCTCAAATGAATGGTTGACGCAACGACTTGAAACAATAAGCGCACTTGTTCTTTCCTCTGCAGCACTTTGCATGGTTATACTTCCACCAGGGACTTTCACCTCTG GATTTATCGGTCTAGCTCTATCTTATGGCCTTTCATTAAACAATGCCTTAGTATTTTCAATTGGAATTCAATGCCGTCTCGCAGATAATATAATATCAGTAGAGAGGCTAAATCAATATATGCATATACAAAGTGAggcaaaagaaataataaaaggtAATCGTCCTCCTTTGAATTGGCCAGTTGCAGGCAAAGTCGAAATAAATGACTTGAAG ATACGATACAGACCCGATGGACCACTTGTACTACATGGAATCACATGCACATTTGAAGCTGGTCACAAGATTGGTATTGTTGGAAGAACGGGCTGTGGAAAGTCCACTCTTATTGGTGCTTTATTTCGTCTGGTGGAACCAGAAGGAGGAAAAGTTGTAGTTGACGGAATAGACATCTCGTCTATTGGTCTTCATGATTTGAGGTCACGTTTTGGGATTATACCTCAGGATCCTACTCTTTTTAATGGAACAGTGAGATTTAATATGGACCCTTTATCTCAACACACTGATCAAGAGATATGGGAG GTTCTCGGGAAATGCCAACTTCGAGAAGTTGTCCGAAAGAAAGAAGAGGGTTTAAACTCCTCAG TTGTTGACGATGGATCAAACTGGAGCATGGGACAAAGGCAGTTATTTTGTTTGGGGCGAgctcttttaaggagaagtaggATATTGGTACTGGATGAAGCAACTGCATCAATCGATAACTCAACTGATTTGATTCTACAGAAAACCATTAGAACCGAGTTTGCGGCTTGTACAGTGATCACAGTAGCACACAGGATACCGACTGTGATGGATTGTACTATGGTTCTCTCAATCAGTGATG GAAAATTGGTGGAGTATGATAAACCGATGAGCTTGATGAAGAGAGAAGAATCGTTGTTCAGGAAGCTTGTCAAAGAATACTGGTCTCATTTTCAGTCTGCAGAATCGCATTGA
- the LOC123905784 gene encoding ABC transporter C family member 10-like isoform X2, which produces MEDYWNMICGDYGYDFKFIKDPSSCINHLLLIFFDLFMLMMMLFIIMFRKFSSRPICGQVRYSNLQLVSAITNGSLGLLHLCLGIWVLEETLKKTHKAFPLNWWLLELFHGLTWLFVTCAASLQIKQLSKAWIWLFSILISFVSGLLCALSISYTIGSRELSLKATLDIISFLGASLLLLCTYKTCKSDDARRDTFNSRLTPFAKAGFFSKMSFWWLNPLMKKGQEKTLQDEDIPKLRASERAESCYLSFVEKLNRQRQNEPSSHSTIFWTIVSCHQREILITGLFALLKVLAISCGPLLLNAFILVSEGNESFKHEGYVLAISLFFIKIVESLAQRQWYFRSRVVGMKVRSLLTAKIYKKILRLSNSARLIHSSGEIMNYMTVDAYRIGEFPFWFHRTWTTILQLSIALIILFRAIGLATLASLPVLVLTVFCNAPLAKLHHKFHSKLMGAQDERLKASSEALVNMKVLKLYAWETHFKNAIEKLRNVELKLLFAVLLRKTYVVFLFWTSPVMVSAASFLACYLLKIPLHASNVFTFVATLRVVQELITGIPDVIAVIIQAKVSFARIRKFLETPELRSSNFNNRGINDNLKGSVLIKSADFSWEGNESKPTLRNINLDVKHGQKVAICGEVGSGKSTLLATILGEVPNTKGTIDVYGKFAYVSQTAWIQTGTIRGNILFGSEFNDQRYQETLQMSSLIKDLELLPCGDLTEIGERGVNLSGGQKQRIQLARALYENADLYLLDDPFSAVDAHTAKSLFNDYIMEGLKGKTVLLVTHQVDFLPAFDTVLLMSDGVILQAGPYHRLMTESKEFQDLVNAHKLTAGSNQLVNLTFSQASRNITQSFVKKQCEETNGNQLIKQEEREIGDTGFKPYLQYLNNTKGYIFFSVATFCHIVFVVSQILQNTWMAANVDNPHVTTLQLVFVYFWIGASSILFMVIRSLLVVLLGLHSSKYLFLQLMNSLFRAPMSFYDSTPLGRILSRVSSDLSIMDLDMPFSLLFSVGSAISFYACLIVLSVVTWQVLIIVIPLVYATILLQKYYLVSEKQMMRMSGTTKSYLANHVAETVAGAVTIRAFEEEDRFFKKNLDLIDMNASTFFHCFASNEWLTQRLETISALVLSSAALCMVILPPGTFTSGFIGLALSYGLSLNNALVFSIGIQCRLADNIISVERLNQYMHIQSEAKEIIKGNRPPLNWPVAGKVEINDLKIRYRPDGPLVLHGITCTFEAGHKIGIVGRTGCGKSTLIGALFRLVEPEGGKVVVDGIDISSIGLHDLRSRFGIIPQDPTLFNGTVRFNMDPLSQHTDQEIWEVLGKCQLREVVRKKEEGLNSSVVDDGSNWSMGQRQLFCLGRALLRRSRILVLDEATASIDNSTDLILQKTIRTEFAACTVITVAHRIPTVMDCTMVLSISDGKLVEYDKPMSLMKREESLFRKLVKEYWSHFQSAESH; this is translated from the exons ATGGAAGATTATTGGAACATGATTTGTGGAGACTATGGTTATGATTTCAAGTTTATAAAAGATCCTTCTTCATGCATTAACCATTTGTTGCTCATTTTCTTTGATTTGTTCATGTTAATGATGATGTTGTTCATCATCATGTTCCGAAAGTTTTCCTCGAGACCCATTTGCGGTCAAGTAAGATATTCAAACTTGCAGCTAGTTTCTGCCATAACCAATGGCTCTCTTGGACTGTTGCATTTATGCTTAGGAATTTGGGTTTTAGAGGAAACATTGAAGAAAACTCACAAAGCCTTTCCTCTTAACTGGTGGTTGCTAGAACTCTTTCATGGCCTCACTTGGTTGTTTGTAACTTGTGCTGCAAGTCTTCAGATAAAACAACTCTCAAAAGCATGGATATGGTTATTCTCCATTCTCATCAGTTTTGTTTCTGGTTTATTATGTGCTTTATCCATATCCTATACAATTGGTAGCAGAGAACTATCCCTTAAGGCAACTTTAGATATCATATCTTTTTTAGGAGCATCTTTGCTTCTGTTATGCACATACAAAACATGTAAAAGCGATGATGCTCGCAGAGACACATTCAATAGCCGGTTAACCCCATTTGCAAAAGCTGGATTCTTTAGTAAGATGTCATTTTGGTGGTTGAATCCATTGATGAAAAAGGGTCAAGAAAAAACACTTCAAGATGAGGATATCCCAAAGTTAAGAGCGTCCGAACGAGCAGAAAGTTGTTATTTGTCATTTGTAGAAAAATTAAACAGACAACGACAGAATGAACCGTCGTCGCATTCAACAATTTTTTGGACAATAGTTTCATGCCACCAGAGAGAGATTTTGATAACAGGATTGTTTGCTTTGCTCAAGGTACTTGCTATATCTTGCGGCCCTCTACTGCTAAATGCCTTTATATTGGTTTCTGAGGGTAATGAAAGTTTCAAACATGAAGGTTATGTATTGGCCATATCCCTCTTCTTCATAAAGATCGTAGAATCCTTAGCACAAAGACAATGGTATTTCCGCAGTAGAGTTGTTGGGATGAAAGTTAGATCACTACTTACCGCaaaaatttataagaaaatattaaggCTATCCAATTCTGCTAGATTGATTCACTCTAGTGGCGAGATAATGAATTATATGACAGTGGATGCTTATAGAATTGGAGAATTTCCATTTTGGTTTCATAGGACTTGGACAACAATTCTCCAATTGTCTATTGCTTTAATAATTCTTTTCCGCGCAATTGGACTAGCAACACTAGCATCATTACCAGTGCTAGTTCTAACCGTGTTCTGCAATGCCCCACTGGCAAAGTTGCATCACAAGTTTCATAGCAAACTTATGGGGGCACAAGATGAGAGATTGAAGGCTAGTTCTGAGGCTCTAGTGAACATGAAAGTGCTAAAGCTATATGCATGGGAAACACACTTTAAAAACGCAATAGAAAAGTTAAGAAATGTGGAACTCAAATTGCTTTTTGCGGTGCTATTAAGAAAGACGTATGTTGTCTTTCTCTTTTGGACCTCACCAGTTATGGTATCTGCTGCTTCTTTCCTAGCATGTTACTTGCTGAAAATTCCTTTGCATGCAAGTAATGTTTTCACTTTCGTAGCAACTTTACGCGTTGTTCAAGAGCTAATTACAGGCATCCCGGATGTTATTGCGGTAATCATTCAAGCAAAAGTTTCATTTGCTCGGATTCGTAAGTTTCTTGAGACACCAGAACTGCGTAGTTCAAATTTCAATAATAGGGGCATCAATGACAACCTCAAAGGCTCAGTTTTAATAAAATCAGCCGACTTTTCATGGGAAGGTAATGAATCAAAGCCAACACTAAGAAACATCAATTTGGACGTTAAACACGGGCAAAAGGTGGCGATTTGTGGAGAAGTTGGCTCAGGAAAATCAACCCTCTTAGCAACAATTCTTGGAGAAGTTCCGAATACAAAGGGAACG ATTGATGTTTATGGGAAGTTTGCATATGTTTCACAAACAGCGTGGATACAAACAGGTACAATACGGGgaaatattttgtttggatCTGAGTTCAATGATCAAAGATATCAAGAAACACTTCAAATGTCTTCACTGATAAAGGATCTTGAGTTGCTTCCCTGCGGTGACCTCACCGAAATAGGTGAGAGAGGAGTTAATTTAAGTGGAGGTCAAAAACAGCGAATTCAACTTGCTCGAGCTCTTTATGAGAATGCTGATTTATATCTCTTGGATGATCCATTTAGTGCTGTTGATGCACATACTGCAAAAAGTTTGTTTAAT GATTACATCATGGAAGGACTCAAAGGGAAAACTGTCTTACTCGTGACTCATCAAGTTGACTTTCTCCCAGCATTTGATACTGTTTTG TTAATGTCAGATGGTGTAATCCTACAAGCTGGTCCGTATCACCGCCTAATGACCGAAAGCAAAGAATTCCAAGACCTTGTCAATGCTCACAAGCTTACTGCGGGTTCAAACCAGCTCGTGAATCTTACTTTTTCTCAGGCTTCTAGAAATATTACTCAATCTTTTGTGAAAAAGCAGTGTGAAGAAACAAAtggaaatcaattaattaagcaAGAAGAAAGAGAGATAGGAGACACAGGGTTCAAGCCTTACTTACAATATCTGAATAACACGAAAGGCTATATTTTCTTCTCCGTGGCTACATTCTGTCACATTGTTTTTGTGGTTTCTCAGATTTTGCAAAATACATGGATGGCTGCTAATGTCGACAATCCCCATGTCACCACGTTGCAATTGGTTTTTGTTTATTTCTGGATTGGAGCTTCTTCAATACTTTTCATGGTGATCAGAAGTCTTCTCGTAGTTTTGTTAGGtcttcattcttcaaaatatttatttttgcaaTTGATGAACTCTCTCTTTCGAGCACCGATGTCTTTTTACGACTCTACGCCATTAGGAAGGATACTAAGTAGG GTCTCATCTGATCTGAGCATTATGGATCTTGACATGCCATTTAGCCTCCTTTTTTCCGTCGGATCCGCTATAAGCTTTTATGCTTGTCTTATAGTTTTATCAGTCGTCACTTGGCAAGTGTTGATTATTGTTATACCATTGGTATATGCTACAATTCTATTACAG AAATACTACTTAGTCTCAGAAAAACAAATGATGCGGATGAGCGGCACAACAAAATCTTATTTAGCTAATCATGTAGCTGAAACTGTTGCTGGCGCCGTGACAATAAGGGCTTTTGAGGAAGAAGATCGTTTTTTTAAGAAGAATCTTGATCTAATTGATATGAATGCTAGTACATTTTTCCACTGTTTTGCCTCAAATGAATGGTTGACGCAACGACTTGAAACAATAAGCGCACTTGTTCTTTCCTCTGCAGCACTTTGCATGGTTATACTTCCACCAGGGACTTTCACCTCTG GATTTATCGGTCTAGCTCTATCTTATGGCCTTTCATTAAACAATGCCTTAGTATTTTCAATTGGAATTCAATGCCGTCTCGCAGATAATATAATATCAGTAGAGAGGCTAAATCAATATATGCATATACAAAGTGAggcaaaagaaataataaaaggtAATCGTCCTCCTTTGAATTGGCCAGTTGCAGGCAAAGTCGAAATAAATGACTTGAAG ATACGATACAGACCCGATGGACCACTTGTACTACATGGAATCACATGCACATTTGAAGCTGGTCACAAGATTGGTATTGTTGGAAGAACGGGCTGTGGAAAGTCCACTCTTATTGGTGCTTTATTTCGTCTGGTGGAACCAGAAGGAGGAAAAGTTGTAGTTGACGGAATAGACATCTCGTCTATTGGTCTTCATGATTTGAGGTCACGTTTTGGGATTATACCTCAGGATCCTACTCTTTTTAATGGAACAGTGAGATTTAATATGGACCCTTTATCTCAACACACTGATCAAGAGATATGGGAG GTTCTCGGGAAATGCCAACTTCGAGAAGTTGTCCGAAAGAAAGAAGAGGGTTTAAACTCCTCAG TTGTTGACGATGGATCAAACTGGAGCATGGGACAAAGGCAGTTATTTTGTTTGGGGCGAgctcttttaaggagaagtaggATATTGGTACTGGATGAAGCAACTGCATCAATCGATAACTCAACTGATTTGATTCTACAGAAAACCATTAGAACCGAGTTTGCGGCTTGTACAGTGATCACAGTAGCACACAGGATACCGACTGTGATGGATTGTACTATGGTTCTCTCAATCAGTGATG GAAAATTGGTGGAGTATGATAAACCGATGAGCTTGATGAAGAGAGAAGAATCGTTGTTCAGGAAGCTTGTCAAAGAATACTGGTCTCATTTTCAGTCTGCAGAATCGCATTGA